A single genomic interval of Malania oleifera isolate guangnan ecotype guangnan chromosome 13, ASM2987363v1, whole genome shotgun sequence harbors:
- the LOC131146850 gene encoding NAC domain-containing protein 100-like, translated as MENNSRRTTEEDHMDLPPGFRFHPTDEELITHYLCKKVLDCDFSATAIGEVDLNKCEPWDLPRKAKMGEKEWYFFCVRDRKYPTGLRTNRATKAGYWKATGKDKEIFRGKSLVGMKKTLVFYEGRAPKGEKSNWVMHEYRLEGKLSFHNLPKTAQNEWVICRVFQKNSGGKKSHISGLVKLNSLGHELNSSVLPPLMDSSPPSGKNRPAMTEPAHVSCFSNPMDAQRNQQKMIDSFNNPLFTVSLNPSNIFPRIPTGNPPYPVQGIPIPGNWQYPGSLSIQDQAYLKALLDSQGSNMKQSFKTERDMVSVSQETGLSTEVNTEISSVISNLEMGRKQFEDQEAPSTSAAPVDFDCFWNY; from the exons ATGGAGAACAATTCCCGACGTACCACCGAAGAAGATCACATGGATTTGCCGCCTGGATTTCGTTTTCACCCCACTGATGAAGAACTCATAACGCACTACTTGTGCAAGAAGGTCCTTGATTGCGATTTCTCTGCTACGGCTATCGGGGAAGTGGATTTGAACAAGTGCGAGCCTTGGGATTTGCCAC GGAAAGCGAAAATGGGGGAAAAGGAGTGGTACTTCTTCTGCGTTAGAGACAGAAAATACCCAACTGGTTTGAGGACGAACAGGGCCACTAAAGCTGGCTACTGGAAAGCGACAGGGAAAGATAAAGAAATTTTCAGGGGAAAATCTCTGGTTGGAATGAAGAAAACTCTGGTTTTCTACGAAGGCAGAGCTCCAAAAGGAGAGAAGTCCAATTGGGTCATGCACGAATACAGATTAGAGGGTAAATTGTCTTTCCATAACCTCCCCAAAACAGCACAG AATGAATGGGTGATTTGCAGGGTGTTTCAGAAGAATTCTGGTGGGAAGAAGTCCCACATTTCAGGGCTTGTGAAACTGAATTCTTTGGGACATGAACTGAATTCCTCTGTTCTACCACCATTAATGGATTCTTCACCCCCCAGCGGCAAAAACAGACCCGCCATGACTGAACCAGCTCACGTGTCCTGCTTCTCCAACCCCATGGATGCCCAGAGAAACCAACAAAAGATGATTGACAGCTTCAACAATCCTCTCTTCACTGTTTCTTTGAACCCTTCAAATATTTTCCCGAGAATTCCCACCGGGAATCCCCCTTACCCAGTTCAAGGAATCCCAATTCCAGGGAATTGGCAGTACCCGGGGTCTCTTTCAATCCAAGACCAGGCATATCTCAAGGCCTTGCTTGATTCTCAAGGATCAAACATGAAGCAGAGTTTCAAAACAGAGAGGGACATGGTTAGTGTTTCACAGGAAACTGGTTTATCCACTGAAGTTAACACAGAAATCTCTTCAGTTATATCCAATCTTGAGATGGGAAGGAAGCAATTTGAAGATCAAGAGGCCCCTTCTACTTCTGCTGCACCAGTTGACTTTGATTGTTTCTGGAACTATTGA